A section of the Candidatus Omnitrophota bacterium genome encodes:
- the secG gene encoding preprotein translocase subunit SecG: MYILLILLHVLVCIVLIAVILLQAGRGGGLTEAFGGGETAQQLLGTQAPVVLKRATEVAAVGFLVTSLLLGIVTARRGRSLFERVQFPVAPGTSPQTQQGSPMIPATVPEQPQPGEETLPPAEDVPPVTEAE; the protein is encoded by the coding sequence ATGTATATTCTATTGATACTTCTTCATGTACTTGTCTGTATAGTTCTCATCGCCGTTATTCTGCTCCAGGCCGGAAGAGGCGGCGGTCTTACCGAAGCCTTCGGCGGAGGAGAAACCGCGCAGCAGCTTCTGGGGACACAGGCGCCTGTTGTCCTCAAAAGGGCCACGGAAGTGGCGGCTGTGGGATTTCTGGTAACGTCACTGCTACTGGGAATAGTAACCGCCAGGAGGGGAAGGTCGCTATTTGAAAGAGTCCAGTTCCCTGTCGCCCCGGGCACTTCTCCCCAGACGCAGCAGGGTTCGCCAATGATACCTGCGACGGTTCCGGAACAGCCTCAGCCGGGTGAGGAGACCCTCCCTCCGGCCGAAGATGTTCCGCCGGTGACGGAAGCTGAATAA
- the leuC gene encoding 3-isopropylmalate dehydratase large subunit → MGYTIAEKILLAHTPGKKDIKPGEFIKAAVDICLGNDITSPIAIKEFRQLGVDKVFNQKRVVLVPDHFIPAKDMKSANQAKKLKEFAEGYGISNYFELGEMGVEHALLPERAVVLPGDLMIGADSHTCTHGALGAFATGVGSTDLAYAMAFGECWLKVPETIQLRFTGKPRKWVGGKDLVLHAIADLGVSGALYKAIEFAGETIENLPMDDRFTMCNMAIEAGGKAGIIAADKTTEKYIKAAIRKHKPARKSYKLYKSDEDANYSEVREYNVSKLEPVVAAPHLPSNGKPVSEFKDVEVDQVVIGSCTNGRISDLKQAAAVLKNKKVNPKTRLVVIPATQEIYSEAIKEGYVDTIVRAGGVLCTPNCGPCLGGHMGILSKGEVAIATTNRNFVGRMGHPESFVYLSNPAVAAASAVKGMIAQPSDLK, encoded by the coding sequence ATGGGATATACCATAGCCGAAAAGATATTGCTGGCCCACACGCCCGGCAAAAAAGACATAAAACCGGGCGAGTTCATCAAGGCCGCGGTAGATATTTGTCTGGGTAACGATATAACAAGCCCGATAGCGATAAAGGAATTCAGGCAACTCGGGGTAGATAAGGTTTTCAACCAGAAACGCGTGGTCCTGGTGCCTGATCACTTTATCCCGGCCAAGGACATGAAAAGCGCCAACCAGGCAAAAAAGCTAAAAGAATTCGCCGAGGGATACGGCATTTCCAATTATTTTGAGCTCGGGGAAATGGGGGTTGAGCATGCGCTTCTTCCTGAAAGGGCGGTAGTCCTTCCTGGAGACCTTATGATAGGGGCGGATTCCCATACCTGCACGCACGGGGCTCTGGGCGCGTTCGCCACCGGTGTCGGCAGCACTGACCTTGCTTACGCTATGGCGTTCGGGGAATGCTGGCTCAAGGTGCCCGAGACCATACAGCTTAGGTTTACGGGAAAACCCAGGAAGTGGGTTGGAGGCAAGGACCTTGTCCTCCACGCGATAGCTGATCTGGGCGTCTCAGGCGCGCTTTACAAGGCGATCGAGTTCGCCGGGGAAACTATCGAGAACCTTCCCATGGATGACAGGTTCACCATGTGTAACATGGCGATCGAAGCGGGCGGTAAAGCAGGGATAATAGCGGCCGACAAGACAACGGAAAAATACATAAAGGCGGCTATCAGGAAACACAAACCGGCCAGGAAATCCTACAAGCTCTATAAAAGCGATGAGGATGCCAACTATTCGGAGGTAAGGGAATATAATGTTTCAAAACTTGAACCTGTCGTTGCCGCGCCCCATTTACCGTCGAACGGCAAGCCGGTAAGCGAGTTCAAGGACGTGGAGGTGGACCAGGTGGTTATAGGTTCATGTACCAACGGCCGTATAAGCGACCTGAAACAGGCGGCCGCCGTTCTAAAGAACAAAAAGGTAAACCCGAAAACGAGACTGGTGGTCATACCGGCCACGCAGGAGATCTATTCGGAAGCCATCAAGGAAGGATATGTCGATACGATAGTACGCGCCGGCGGGGTGCTTTGCACGCCCAATTGCGGTCCATGTCTCGGGGGCCATATGGGTATACTCTCCAAGGGAGAGGTTGCGATAGCCACGACGAACCGTAATTTCGTGGGTCGTATGGGGCATCCCGAAAGTTTTGTTTACCTGTCCAACCCGGCTGTTGCTGCGGCAAGCGCCGTCAAGGGTATGATTGCGCAGCCTTCGGACCTTAAATAG
- a CDS encoding ABC transporter permease subunit, producing the protein MKTGLMNKRILFGTVIIILMTASAVLAPFIATHDPLEINLSAETRLQAPSLEHFFGTDSLGRDIFSRMVYGARISLSVGFIAVIISLVIGVILGGISGYYGGRVDQIVMRLVEVMYCFPTFFLIMIVITFLGPSIVNVMVVIGLTSWAGLCRLVRAEFLTLRERDFVYSARVQGVSNRRIIFRHILPNALAPVYVSATLSVGAAILVESALSFLGLGVQIPTPSWGNILTMGKNYIDYAWWLTLFPGLAILITVLSFNLIGEGLRETLDPKLKERA; encoded by the coding sequence ATGAAGACCGGTTTAATGAATAAACGTATTCTTTTCGGGACCGTGATCATTATCCTTATGACAGCTTCGGCCGTTCTCGCTCCTTTCATAGCGACGCACGACCCGCTGGAGATAAACCTTTCCGCGGAGACAAGGCTCCAGGCGCCTTCACTGGAACATTTTTTCGGAACCGACAGTCTTGGCAGGGATATATTCAGCAGGATGGTCTACGGCGCGAGGATATCCCTGAGCGTAGGGTTCATCGCCGTTATCATCTCACTGGTCATAGGAGTGATCCTTGGTGGTATCAGCGGATATTACGGAGGACGCGTCGACCAGATAGTGATGCGCCTTGTCGAGGTCATGTACTGCTTCCCGACGTTTTTTTTGATAATGATCGTTATAACTTTCCTGGGGCCGAGCATAGTGAACGTGATGGTAGTTATAGGCCTTACCAGCTGGGCCGGGCTCTGCCGGCTTGTCAGGGCCGAGTTTTTGACGCTACGCGAAAGAGATTTTGTTTATTCCGCCCGGGTTCAGGGGGTATCCAACAGGCGTATAATATTCCGCCACATACTTCCCAACGCACTGGCTCCGGTATATGTGAGTGCCACACTGAGCGTTGGGGCTGCCATACTCGTTGAAAGCGCGCTGAGCTTTCTGGGGCTGGGCGTGCAGATACCGACCCCCAGCTGGGGTAACATACTTACGATGGGGAAGAACTACATAGATTACGCGTGGTGGTTGACACTTTTTCCTGGCCTTGCGATACTTATAACCGTGCTCAGTTTCAATCTCATAGGAGAGGGGCTGAGGGAGACACTTGACCCGAAATTAAAGGAGAGAGCGTGA
- a CDS encoding methionyl-tRNA formyltransferase, which produces MRIVFFGTGKFGIPSLERLIQSNHEVIAVISQPDRKKGRGMKIQPTPVKEFVWTMRPEIEVIQPEKASEKGFIAHLATMKADLFVAIDYGQILSGELLEVPARYCVNLHPSLLPRYRGPAPVAWAILNGERTTGNTVIRMNERMDAGDILLQKKMPLKGTETRGELLKRLSYEGAELVLKAVELIDSDAENLVEQNEKAATYAPKLSREVARIDWKDSAEDIERKVRAMQPRPGAFARIDRKTLKIIEAGVVETARTKGKPGTVETTNGFIVNTGKGKLYVKKLQLEGKRPMTSEEFLRGFRVEGGTALK; this is translated from the coding sequence ATGCGCATAGTATTTTTCGGCACAGGAAAATTCGGCATACCTTCTCTGGAGAGGCTTATTCAGAGTAACCATGAGGTTATAGCCGTTATCAGTCAGCCCGACAGGAAAAAAGGGCGGGGCATGAAGATACAGCCCACTCCCGTCAAGGAGTTCGTTTGGACGATGCGCCCGGAAATAGAGGTCATACAGCCGGAAAAGGCGTCCGAAAAAGGATTCATAGCCCATCTTGCAACGATGAAAGCGGATCTTTTCGTGGCGATAGATTACGGGCAGATACTTTCCGGGGAGCTTTTGGAGGTTCCCGCCAGGTATTGCGTTAATCTCCACCCCTCGCTCTTACCCAGGTACAGGGGGCCCGCTCCGGTGGCCTGGGCTATACTCAACGGAGAGAGAACAACGGGCAATACCGTTATCAGGATGAACGAGAGAATGGACGCGGGTGATATCCTTTTACAGAAGAAGATGCCCCTTAAAGGAACCGAAACCAGAGGCGAACTTTTGAAAAGACTTTCCTATGAGGGGGCTGAACTTGTATTGAAAGCCGTTGAACTTATCGATTCAGATGCCGAGAATCTGGTTGAACAGAATGAAAAGGCGGCTACTTATGCTCCCAAGCTATCCCGTGAGGTTGCCAGGATAGACTGGAAGGATAGTGCCGAGGACATCGAGCGAAAGGTGAGGGCCATGCAGCCACGTCCGGGGGCTTTCGCGCGGATAGACCGTAAAACGCTCAAGATAATCGAAGCTGGTGTCGTTGAAACCGCCCGCACTAAAGGTAAGCCGGGAACGGTGGAGACAACGAACGGGTTTATCGTAAATACAGGCAAGGGAAAGCTTTATGTAAAAAAGCTCCAGTTGGAAGGGAAAAGACCCATGACATCAGAAGAATTCCTTCGCGGTTTCCGTGTTGAGGGGGGAACTGCCTTAAAGTGA
- a CDS encoding ATP-binding cassette domain-containing protein: protein MNSERIVELHKVKKYFRKKRSGGVTKAVDDVSFYVERGGSFGLVGESGCGKTTLAKLMVDILQPDSGQIKIKGQRDIVFQDPFSSLNPRMKVREIIGEPLLIRGAGKGELDVKLRKTLKSVKLDASSCLEKYPHQFSGGERQRIAVARALIRRPDVLVLDEPVSSLDVSIQAGILNLFKDLQEEMGLTYIFISHDLRVVEYMSDTVAVMKEGRLVEVAPRESIYSSPKDAYTRRLLEAIPKL, encoded by the coding sequence ATGAACTCAGAAAGAATAGTCGAATTACATAAAGTTAAGAAGTATTTCAGGAAAAAACGTTCCGGCGGCGTGACGAAGGCGGTCGATGATGTGAGTTTTTATGTAGAAAGGGGCGGCTCCTTCGGTCTGGTGGGAGAATCGGGTTGCGGGAAGACGACCCTGGCCAAGCTCATGGTCGATATATTGCAGCCGGATAGCGGCCAGATAAAAATAAAAGGCCAGAGGGATATAGTCTTCCAGGACCCCTTCAGTTCACTTAATCCGCGCATGAAGGTCAGAGAAATAATCGGTGAGCCCCTCCTCATCAGGGGTGCCGGAAAGGGCGAGCTGGACGTCAAGCTCAGAAAAACTCTGAAGTCCGTCAAACTTGACGCCTCATCGTGTCTGGAGAAGTATCCCCACCAGTTTTCGGGGGGTGAGCGGCAGAGAATAGCGGTCGCCAGGGCCCTTATAAGGCGGCCCGATGTCCTGGTCCTTGATGAACCGGTATCCAGCCTTGACGTATCCATACAGGCGGGGATACTTAACCTGTTTAAGGACCTTCAAGAGGAGATGGGTCTTACGTATATCTTCATATCGCATGATCTCAGGGTGGTCGAATACATGTCAGACACGGTCGCGGTCATGAAAGAGGGCAGACTCGTCGAGGTCGCCCCCAGGGAAAGCATTTATTCCTCACCAAAAGACGCCTATACGCGGCGCCTTCTTGAAGCTATTCCCAAGCTATAG
- a CDS encoding ABC transporter permease subunit, protein MRRYILKRLILMVPMLIGISFILFVVMHLAPGDPASIKYGLNPEVSESARANFSRLYDLDKPVLVQYFLWMKRFLSLDFGRSFIDGRSVMDKILAALPATLLLQACSIFLIFSLAIPIGVISAVKRGSVFDNVSTVVVFIGYAVPTFWLALLLILFFGFKLQWFPISGMNPWYTSYLGGMERVKDLIWHLVLPVVTTAFGGLAALSRYSRSSMIEALGEKYILTARAKGLTERGVVMHALRNALMPIVTIMGLTLPALISGSFIFETIFAWPGMGRLGYQAIMNYDYPVVMGVAVIATILTLLGIFLSDVMYALVDPRVRIEKT, encoded by the coding sequence ATGAGGCGATATATCTTAAAACGACTTATCTTGATGGTGCCGATGCTTATCGGCATATCGTTCATTCTGTTCGTGGTAATGCATCTTGCACCGGGCGATCCGGCAAGCATCAAATACGGCCTTAACCCCGAGGTCTCCGAGAGCGCGCGGGCCAATTTCAGCAGGCTTTACGATCTTGATAAGCCGGTCCTCGTCCAGTACTTTTTATGGATGAAGAGGTTCCTGTCGCTCGATTTCGGAAGGTCGTTCATAGACGGAAGATCCGTTATGGATAAAATACTCGCCGCGCTTCCGGCAACGCTTCTGCTTCAGGCCTGCTCGATATTTCTGATATTTTCCCTGGCCATTCCCATCGGGGTCATAAGCGCGGTCAAAAGGGGGTCGGTCTTTGACAACGTTAGCACAGTTGTCGTCTTTATAGGATATGCCGTGCCGACCTTCTGGCTGGCGCTTTTACTGATACTTTTTTTCGGGTTTAAGCTCCAGTGGTTCCCGATATCCGGAATGAACCCCTGGTACACGTCTTACCTTGGCGGGATGGAAAGGGTGAAGGACCTTATCTGGCATCTGGTGCTGCCGGTGGTCACCACAGCTTTCGGTGGTCTGGCCGCGCTCTCAAGGTATTCCCGCTCGAGCATGATCGAAGCGCTGGGGGAAAAATACATATTGACCGCCCGCGCGAAGGGGCTTACCGAAAGAGGGGTGGTCATGCACGCTTTAAGGAACGCACTTATGCCGATCGTGACGATCATGGGGCTCACGCTGCCGGCGCTTATTTCGGGAAGTTTCATATTCGAGACCATCTTCGCCTGGCCGGGCATGGGCAGGCTGGGATACCAGGCGATAATGAACTACGATTATCCGGTGGTAATGGGTGTTGCGGTCATAGCGACGATCCTGACGCTTCTGGGGATATTCCTTTCGGATGTCATGTACGCTCTGGTAGATCCCCGGGTGAGGATAGAGAAAACATGA
- a CDS encoding triose-phosphate isomerase, with translation MRKPMIAGNWKMYKDVNQSVELANEIKRSVYDIENVDVVICPPFTSLSDLGEMLVESNVGLGAQNCYWEEEGAYTGEISVPMIKSVGAGYVIIGHSERRKYFGETDQTVNKKIKAAIDGGLVPIMCVGETLQEREAGKTLEVVKTQVTDGLKGFDEEYLDKLIIAYEPVWAIGTGKTATPDQAQEVHAMIRDLLEKIYSSSMSESRCILYGGSVKPGNIGELMKEEDIDGGLIGGASLKSESFVDIIKTTSQLYAEKKG, from the coding sequence ATGAGAAAACCAATGATCGCAGGCAACTGGAAGATGTACAAGGATGTAAACCAGTCGGTGGAACTTGCCAACGAGATAAAGCGCTCGGTATACGATATCGAGAACGTGGACGTGGTGATCTGCCCGCCTTTCACGAGCCTGAGCGATCTGGGGGAGATGCTCGTGGAAAGCAATGTTGGTCTGGGCGCTCAGAACTGTTACTGGGAAGAAGAGGGAGCCTATACCGGTGAGATATCCGTGCCCATGATTAAGAGCGTCGGAGCCGGGTACGTTATAATCGGTCATTCCGAAAGGAGAAAGTATTTCGGGGAAACCGACCAGACCGTTAACAAAAAGATAAAAGCGGCCATTGACGGCGGGCTTGTCCCGATAATGTGCGTTGGGGAGACCCTCCAAGAGAGAGAGGCAGGTAAAACCCTTGAAGTGGTAAAAACCCAGGTTACCGACGGACTCAAGGGTTTTGACGAGGAATACCTGGACAAGCTCATAATAGCTTATGAGCCCGTATGGGCCATAGGTACCGGCAAGACCGCTACTCCCGATCAGGCACAGGAAGTGCACGCGATGATCAGGGATCTTCTCGAAAAGATTTATTCCTCTTCCATGTCCGAATCAAGATGTATCCTTTACGGAGGAAGCGTTAAGCCGGGTAATATCGGGGAGCTGATGAAGGAAGAGGATATCGACGGAGGTCTAATAGGGGGAGCCAGCTTGAAATCGGAAAGTTTTGTTGATATAATCAAGACGACGTCACAGCTTTATGCTGAAAAAAAAGGTTAA
- a CDS encoding peptide-binding protein, whose amino-acid sequence MKFLGKVNPKGSVSDCKNSKSFLKRPPFAVCAVVLFLVFFHPSIHNTIYARTEISRGAYVASGIGDARILIPFLADDSSSGSICELVYNGLTKTDKDLKITGDLAESWEVLEGGLKIVFHLRKDAKWHDGTSLTASDVEFTYRTILDPETGCPYISSYRDIEKITVIDPYTIRFDYSRPYAPALLKFGMGIIPEHLYSGFDDLRKSPYARAPVGTGPYKFVKWQSGQFIILKANPDYYEHRPHIKRYVYRIIPDQAVQFLELVAGGIDSMNLNPYQFHYRSETRQFRERINKYSYLAHSYTYIGYNLEDPLFSDRKVRKALSYAINKKEIIEAVLLGLGEPCTGPFLKNTPYYAQDAASYDYDPGKARHLLKEAGWEDNDKDGVLEKDGRRFSFILATNQGNQVREDIATIVQRQWSSIGVRAEIQVVAWSAFIDQFVNKKNFQATILGWTLPIDPDLYAVWHSDSAEPGGLNFISYSDKSVDRLIEEGRRQFDKQERARIYRKIHRMIAEDAPYTFLYFPHATPAVNKRFKGIIPAPAGIGYNFIDWYVPEDEVKYDF is encoded by the coding sequence ATAAAGTTCCTGGGAAAAGTCAATCCGAAGGGTTCCGTGTCCGATTGCAAAAACAGCAAATCTTTTCTTAAAAGACCACCGTTTGCGGTATGCGCGGTGGTCCTTTTTTTGGTTTTCTTCCATCCATCCATCCACAATACCATATACGCCCGGACCGAGATCTCCCGGGGAGCTTATGTTGCCTCCGGTATTGGTGACGCGCGGATACTAATACCTTTTCTTGCTGATGACAGTTCTTCGGGCTCCATATGCGAGCTGGTATACAATGGCCTGACCAAGACAGACAAGGACCTGAAAATAACCGGTGACCTCGCCGAAAGCTGGGAAGTGCTTGAAGGGGGACTTAAGATCGTCTTCCACTTGAGAAAGGACGCCAAATGGCATGACGGGACCTCCTTGACAGCCAGCGATGTCGAGTTCACGTACCGGACGATCCTAGACCCCGAAACAGGATGTCCTTATATATCCAGTTACAGGGATATAGAAAAGATAACCGTCATCGACCCCTATACTATACGTTTCGATTACTCGAGGCCTTACGCGCCGGCACTGCTTAAATTCGGCATGGGCATAATACCCGAACATCTTTATTCCGGTTTTGACGACTTGAGGAAATCCCCTTATGCCAGGGCACCTGTGGGGACCGGACCCTACAAGTTCGTCAAGTGGCAGAGCGGCCAGTTTATCATACTCAAGGCCAATCCGGATTATTATGAGCACCGGCCGCATATCAAGCGTTATGTCTACAGGATAATACCCGACCAGGCGGTACAGTTCCTCGAGCTGGTGGCGGGGGGGATAGATTCAATGAACCTGAACCCTTACCAGTTCCATTACCGGAGCGAAACTCGTCAGTTCCGGGAAAGGATCAATAAATACAGCTATCTGGCGCATTCATACACATATATCGGATATAACCTGGAGGACCCTCTGTTCAGTGACAGAAAAGTGCGCAAGGCGCTCAGTTACGCTATAAACAAGAAAGAAATTATCGAAGCGGTCCTTTTGGGGTTGGGAGAGCCCTGCACGGGACCGTTCCTTAAGAACACGCCCTATTACGCTCAGGATGCGGCCTCGTACGATTACGACCCCGGGAAGGCTAGACACCTCTTAAAGGAGGCCGGATGGGAGGACAACGACAAGGACGGCGTTCTGGAGAAGGATGGAAGGAGATTCAGCTTTATCCTGGCTACCAACCAGGGCAACCAGGTGCGGGAGGACATTGCAACGATAGTTCAGAGGCAGTGGTCATCTATCGGCGTCAGGGCCGAGATCCAGGTCGTGGCCTGGTCGGCTTTTATTGACCAGTTCGTTAACAAAAAGAACTTCCAGGCGACCATCCTGGGGTGGACGCTGCCGATAGACCCTGATCTTTACGCCGTATGGCATTCCGATTCGGCCGAACCGGGAGGTCTGAACTTTATCTCGTATTCGGACAAGTCTGTCGACAGGCTTATTGAAGAAGGTAGGCGCCAGTTCGATAAGCAGGAGCGGGCGCGGATCTACCGGAAGATACACCGCATGATCGCGGAGGATGCTCCGTATACATTCCTGTATTTTCCGCACGCGACCCCAGCAGTGAATAAACGTTTCAAGGGCATAATTCCCGCGCCGGCCGGCATAGGTTATAATTTCATAGACTGGTACGTGCCTGAAGACGAGGTTAAATACGATTTCTAG
- a CDS encoding ATP-binding cassette domain-containing protein yields MKEEVLLEVKDLTVSIGKRHVINDVSFSLRKGRILSLVGESGSGKTLTSLAVLDLLPETAVRQGGEVLYRGSDIYRMQKEKVRQLRGNDIAMVFQEPFTALNPVLTVGDQIRETILAHRKRPKAGGNVLVKELMEMVRLSPEVETHYPHELSGGMRQRIVLAMALSCDPDVLMLDEPTTALDVSVQKEILDLVRDIQKKRDLAILFITHDFSIVNTISDEVCVMKQGEIVERGPKENILGDAQHPYTKKLIECIPRLGDKRSRLPV; encoded by the coding sequence GTGAAGGAAGAGGTTTTGCTGGAAGTAAAGGACCTGACAGTTTCGATAGGAAAAAGACACGTCATAAATGATGTGTCTTTTTCCCTTAGAAAAGGAAGGATCCTTTCCCTGGTAGGGGAGTCCGGAAGCGGCAAGACACTGACCTCTCTTGCCGTGCTGGACCTCTTGCCGGAGACGGCTGTCAGGCAGGGCGGTGAAGTTCTTTACAGAGGGAGCGATATTTACCGAATGCAGAAGGAAAAGGTGAGGCAGTTAAGGGGCAATGATATCGCGATGGTCTTCCAGGAGCCCTTCACCGCTCTTAATCCGGTCCTGACCGTGGGGGACCAGATAAGGGAGACCATACTGGCCCACAGGAAAAGACCAAAAGCCGGTGGCAACGTGCTTGTTAAAGAGCTTATGGAGATGGTTCGGCTTTCTCCCGAGGTCGAGACCCATTATCCGCATGAATTATCCGGGGGCATGAGGCAGCGCATAGTGTTGGCGATGGCCCTCTCCTGCGACCCTGATGTTCTTATGCTTGATGAGCCGACCACGGCACTTGATGTTTCCGTCCAGAAGGAGATCCTTGACTTGGTAAGAGACATACAGAAAAAGAGGGATCTGGCGATACTGTTCATCACGCATGATTTTTCCATAGTCAATACTATATCCGACGAGGTATGTGTGATGAAACAGGGGGAAATAGTTGAAAGAGGACCGAAAGAGAACATTTTAGGCGATGCGCAGCACCCGTACACCAAAAAACTTATAGAATGTATTCCAAGGCTGGGCGATAAGCGCAGCAGGTTACCGGTCTAG
- the pgk gene encoding phosphoglycerate kinase, producing MKKTLADVQLKGKRVLMRADFNVPLDERRNITDDSRIAAALPSIRYILDNGGKLILMSHLGRPKGEVKSEFCLDPVADRLSSLLKKNVRKLDDCVGEDVEDAVSNMQQGDVILLENLRFHKEEKKNDPDFAKQLASLGDIFVEDAFGTCHRAHASTVGVTEYLPSVAGLLVQKEIEYFEKVTKDPDKPFCLILGGAKVSDKIPVIENMLDKIDFLLIGGAMAYTFLKSRLKGIGSSRLEEEMMDTVNRIFELASNKNVGIFLPTDHVVAREIKENARGKVVKEHIPDGWIGLDIGPDTVKKFESVLKDSKTIVWNGPVGLFEIKQFSSGTREIAKFIAKLDATTVIGGGDTAAAINKLKLGDKMSHMSTGGGASLEYLEGKELPGIAALNDKEPEKVTS from the coding sequence ATGAAAAAGACTCTTGCAGACGTTCAGTTGAAGGGGAAAAGGGTTCTTATGAGAGCGGACTTCAACGTTCCGCTTGATGAAAGGCGCAACATCACCGATGACAGCCGTATAGCGGCGGCGCTCCCTTCGATAAGGTACATACTGGATAACGGCGGGAAACTCATACTGATGAGCCATCTGGGCAGGCCTAAGGGTGAGGTCAAATCCGAGTTCTGCCTTGATCCGGTGGCCGACAGGCTTTCGTCTCTTCTTAAAAAGAACGTCAGGAAGCTGGATGACTGCGTAGGGGAAGACGTGGAGGATGCTGTTTCGAACATGCAGCAGGGCGATGTAATACTCCTGGAGAACCTCAGGTTCCACAAGGAAGAGAAGAAGAACGATCCCGATTTCGCCAAGCAGCTTGCTTCGCTGGGTGACATTTTCGTGGAAGACGCTTTCGGTACCTGTCACAGGGCTCATGCTTCCACCGTGGGAGTGACCGAATACTTGCCCAGTGTCGCGGGACTCCTCGTTCAGAAAGAGATAGAGTATTTCGAGAAGGTTACGAAGGATCCTGACAAGCCTTTCTGTCTTATACTGGGAGGGGCGAAGGTATCCGACAAAATACCGGTTATCGAGAACATGCTCGATAAAATAGATTTTCTGCTTATAGGCGGGGCCATGGCCTATACCTTCCTTAAATCGAGGCTCAAGGGTATAGGCTCCTCAAGGCTTGAGGAGGAGATGATGGATACCGTCAACAGGATATTCGAGCTTGCCAGCAATAAGAACGTTGGCATTTTCCTTCCGACGGATCATGTGGTGGCCAGGGAGATCAAGGAAAACGCTCGCGGTAAGGTGGTCAAGGAACATATTCCCGACGGATGGATCGGTCTCGACATAGGACCGGACACCGTCAAGAAATTCGAATCGGTTCTCAAGGACTCGAAGACCATAGTGTGGAACGGTCCGGTGGGGCTTTTCGAGATCAAGCAATTTTCATCGGGCACCAGAGAGATCGCAAAGTTCATAGCGAAACTGGATGCCACTACAGTAATAGGCGGGGGAGATACCGCGGCGGCGATAAACAAGCTTAAGCTGGGGGATAAGATGTCGCATATGTCCACTGGCGGAGGGGCTTCACTCGAATATCTTGAAGGCAAAGAGCTGCCCGGGATAGCCGCTCTTAACGATAAGGAACCGGAAAAAGTCACAAGTTAG
- the gap gene encoding type I glyceraldehyde-3-phosphate dehydrogenase, which translates to MAIKVGINGFGRIGRMVFRIMEKRGGFEVVAINDLTDAETLAHLLKYDSVHGRFNGTVEAKENSIVVNGKEIQVLSVKNPAELPWKEEGVQVVIESTGVFRTREKVAMHLEAGAEKVILTVPPKDEIDNMIVLGVNNDALKDSDKIVSNASCTTNCLAPMVKVLNDAFGLEEGLMTTVHAYTNDQKILDMPHKDLRRSRACAESIIPTTTGAAKAAGKVIPQLSGKLNGMAMRVPVRDGSVVDFVGTVKKKVTVEDINAAMKEAAEGSLKGIMEYTEDPVVSVDIIGNPHSCIFDSLATMVMGDKMVKVVGWYDNEWGYSNRVVDLVGHIAK; encoded by the coding sequence ATGGCGATCAAGGTAGGAATCAATGGATTTGGCAGGATCGGAAGAATGGTCTTCAGGATCATGGAAAAGCGTGGCGGGTTCGAAGTTGTGGCTATAAACGACCTTACCGATGCCGAGACGCTGGCCCACCTTTTAAAATACGACTCGGTGCACGGCAGGTTCAACGGTACTGTCGAGGCGAAAGAGAACTCTATCGTGGTTAACGGTAAAGAGATACAGGTCCTCAGCGTGAAGAACCCGGCTGAGCTTCCCTGGAAGGAAGAAGGGGTGCAGGTGGTCATAGAGTCGACCGGTGTTTTCAGGACCAGGGAAAAGGTGGCGATGCATCTTGAGGCCGGCGCTGAGAAGGTCATTTTGACGGTGCCCCCGAAAGATGAGATAGACAACATGATAGTTCTCGGCGTGAATAACGATGCGCTGAAGGATTCTGACAAGATAGTATCGAACGCCTCGTGCACTACGAACTGTCTTGCTCCGATGGTGAAGGTGCTTAACGATGCGTTCGGACTGGAAGAGGGTCTTATGACCACGGTACATGCTTATACCAACGACCAGAAAATTCTGGATATGCCGCATAAGGATCTCAGAAGGTCCCGCGCTTGCGCTGAGAGCATCATACCTACTACAACCGGTGCCGCTAAAGCCGCCGGTAAGGTTATACCGCAGCTCAGCGGAAAGCTCAACGGTATGGCCATGAGAGTGCCGGTAAGAGATGGCTCCGTCGTGGATTTCGTTGGCACGGTAAAGAAAAAGGTTACCGTTGAGGATATCAACGCGGCAATGAAGGAAGCCGCCGAAGGTTCGCTCAAGGGTATAATGGAGTATACCGAGGATCCGGTGGTATCAGTGGATATCATAGGCAATCCTCATTCCTGCATTTTCGATTCGCTCGCGACGATGGTCATGGGCGATAAGATGGTCAAGGTGGTCGGTTGGTATGACAACGAATGGGGTTACTCAAACCGCGTTGTCGACCTTGTCGGTCACATCGCCAAATAA